The following coding sequences are from one Phycisphaeraceae bacterium window:
- the mtnP gene encoding S-methyl-5'-thioadenosine phosphorylase — translation MNNNTLKLAVIGGSGLGEALNSESGTTHLPDTPFGKPSGPITETTWSGTPVFLLQRHGPGHLYNPSTVPYRANIFALKALGVTHIVASGAVGSLRESVAPGDLMIPDQIIDKTHKRPNTFYEQAAVHVEFADPFCPVMRQWLINTATQLDNIRVTPNGTYICMEGPAFSTRAESHLHRMWGGDLIGMTVMPEAKLAREAEIAYALVALPTDYDSWRPHTPNHAPQDLLQEIIGNLQKATAASLTLIREALRNPQPLADQPSPAHHALDLGIWSDKSKINADEIQRLHTLWGRHF, via the coding sequence ATGAACAACAACACCCTCAAACTCGCCGTCATAGGCGGGTCCGGCCTCGGCGAAGCCCTCAACTCCGAATCCGGCACCACCCACCTCCCCGACACACCCTTCGGCAAACCCTCCGGACCCATCACCGAAACCACCTGGTCCGGTACCCCCGTCTTCCTCCTCCAACGACACGGGCCCGGACACCTCTACAACCCCTCCACCGTCCCCTACCGCGCCAACATCTTCGCGCTCAAAGCCCTAGGCGTCACCCACATCGTCGCCTCCGGCGCCGTCGGATCCCTCCGCGAATCCGTCGCCCCAGGCGACCTCATGATCCCCGACCAGATCATCGACAAAACCCACAAACGACCCAACACCTTCTACGAACAAGCCGCCGTCCACGTCGAGTTCGCCGATCCCTTCTGCCCGGTCATGCGCCAATGGCTCATCAACACCGCAACCCAACTCGACAACATCCGCGTCACACCCAACGGCACCTACATCTGCATGGAAGGACCCGCTTTCTCAACCCGCGCCGAATCCCACCTCCACCGCATGTGGGGGGGGGACTTGATCGGCATGACCGTCATGCCCGAAGCCAAACTCGCCCGCGAAGCCGAAATCGCCTACGCCCTCGTCGCCCTCCCCACCGACTACGACTCCTGGCGACCCCACACCCCAAACCACGCACCACAAGATCTCCTCCAGGAAATCATCGGCAACCTCCAGAAAGCCACCGCCGCCTCCCTCACCCTCATACGCGAAGCCCTCCGCAACCCCCAACCCCTCGCCGACCAACCCTCCCCCGCCCACCACGCCCTCGACCTCGGCATCTGGTCCGACAAATCCAAAATCAACGCCGACGAAATCCAACGGCTCCACACCCTCTGGGGACGACACTTCTAG
- a CDS encoding sigma-70 family RNA polymerase sigma factor — protein sequence MDREAFRELALGEMDSLYRMAMSLSRHPDEASDLVQETYLKALKAEGRFELREQGIRPWLFKILHNNFYTRVGKRKREPTIADDLEPRAAASTLAEDQPAWDLEHLDWEQVDDRLKRAIEELPEAYREVLLLSAVEGLKYREVAEVLDIPLGTVMSRLYRTRGILTGSLAELAAEHGMGKRDEEREDG from the coding sequence TTGGACCGCGAGGCATTTCGAGAGCTGGCATTGGGGGAGATGGACTCGCTGTATCGGATGGCGATGAGTCTGTCGCGTCATCCTGACGAGGCGTCGGACCTGGTGCAGGAGACGTATCTGAAGGCGCTCAAGGCGGAGGGTCGTTTTGAGTTGCGTGAGCAGGGGATTCGGCCGTGGTTGTTTAAGATTCTGCACAACAACTTCTATACGCGTGTGGGTAAGCGGAAGCGAGAGCCGACGATCGCGGATGATCTGGAGCCTCGGGCGGCGGCGAGCACGCTGGCGGAGGATCAGCCGGCATGGGACCTGGAGCATCTGGACTGGGAGCAGGTGGACGATCGGTTGAAGCGTGCGATTGAGGAGCTGCCTGAGGCTTATCGTGAGGTGTTGTTGTTGTCGGCGGTGGAGGGTTTGAAGTATCGGGAGGTGGCGGAGGTGCTGGATATTCCGTTGGGGACGGTGATGAGTCGGCTTTATCGGACGCGGGGGATTCTGACGGGTTCGCTGGCTGAGTTGGCGGCGGAGCATGGGATGGGGAAGCGGGATGAGGAGCGTGAAGATGGGTAA